A genomic region of Papaver somniferum cultivar HN1 chromosome 7, ASM357369v1, whole genome shotgun sequence contains the following coding sequences:
- the LOC113297652 gene encoding 60S acidic ribosomal protein P1-like: MSSGGEIACTYATLILHADGIPVTAEKIATLVKKANVQCESYWPSLFSKLVEKRNVEDLITNIGSGGGGAAVAVSAPSGGGGAAAAAAPAAEEKKEEAKEESDDDMGFSLFD, from the exons ATGTCTTCCGGTGGAGAAATCGCTTGTACTTACGCCACCTTGATCCTTCACGCCGATGGAATTCCTGTCACT GCTGAGAAGATTGCTACCTTGGTAAAGAAGGCTAATGTTCAATGTGAGTCTTACTGGCCCAGCCTCTTTTCTAAGTTGGTTGAGAAGAGGAACGTTGAAGACTTGATCACCAACATTGGctcaggtggtggtggtgctgctgttgctgtctCTGCTCCatcaggtggtggtggtgctgcagctgctgctgcaccaGCAGCTGAGGAGAAGAAG GAGGAGGCGAAGGAAGAAAGTGATGATGATATGGGATTCAGTTTATTTGATTAG